The Streptomyces sp. Alt3 genome has a segment encoding these proteins:
- a CDS encoding DUF4232 domain-containing protein: MRTFRTRTTVLAAAATAVLTLSLTACDGDGTGTKSAGPAESVSTAAASAVKSAQNAGSTASDGATQDAGDAGDAGTAKTTGSAKTAGGTKTGSGGGVAACTTKGLTISAEVQDGPPYTHIVLTARNTSGHSCLMQGFPEIRFLENARGTVPAVDKSKPADQVVLAAGAPAYAAVRLSDGGVDEDVETVKDFSVTLQGNAGMAIVKAPGAEGISVDPAKWATGYWTPELRNGADEF; encoded by the coding sequence ATGCGTACCTTCCGCACCCGCACCACCGTTCTCGCCGCCGCGGCCACCGCCGTACTCACCCTCTCCCTCACCGCATGCGACGGGGACGGCACCGGTACGAAGTCCGCCGGCCCGGCGGAGAGCGTTTCCACGGCGGCGGCCTCCGCCGTGAAGTCCGCGCAGAACGCGGGCTCCACGGCGAGCGACGGTGCGACGCAGGACGCCGGCGACGCGGGCGACGCGGGCACCGCGAAGACCACCGGCAGCGCGAAGACCGCGGGCGGCACGAAGACCGGGAGCGGCGGCGGTGTGGCGGCCTGCACCACCAAGGGCCTGACGATCAGCGCCGAGGTCCAGGACGGCCCGCCCTACACCCACATCGTCCTGACCGCCAGGAACACCTCCGGCCACAGCTGCCTGATGCAGGGCTTCCCCGAGATCAGGTTCCTGGAGAACGCCCGTGGCACCGTGCCGGCGGTCGACAAGAGCAAGCCCGCGGACCAGGTCGTCCTCGCCGCCGGTGCTCCCGCGTACGCAGCCGTGAGGCTGTCGGACGGCGGTGTGGACGAGGACGTCGAGACCGTGAAGGACTTCTCGGTGACGCTGCAGGGCAACGCCGGCATGGCCATCGTGAAGGCTCCCGGCGCCGAGGGCATCTCCGTGGACCCGGCGAAGTGGGCGACCGGCTACTGGACGCCCGAGCTGCGCAACGGCGCCGACGAGTTCTGA
- a CDS encoding AfsR/SARP family transcriptional regulator, protein MEFRLLGTVSVDTRTGPLPLGPAKRRSLLAALLLSANTPVPVARLTDSLWGEDPPPRARGVIQGHVSRLRALLTGAEAQAYGVELVTLGDAYVLRVPETLLDYQRFEELLMLARQQRSATDTVRMLDDALSLWQGPALGGAFTEGPLQAAAHTLEESRLATVEELARAYGNLGEHHRAASALRAEAAAHPMRESLAAALILALYRAGRQSEALDWFHRTRRLLADELGIDPGHELADAYALILRGDPRPGPASAGGPGTAPPGASRPGTGPGTSSTGPGPAAGTAAAAGPPRVPAAHSPSVAPHPTDLLPRAPRGFHGRGAELAALTRAAAGEAPVCLVTGPAGVGKTSLALQWAHHNPAAFPDGRLFADLRGFSETGEPALIDVLREFLLALGVAPRRVPESVSAAAALFRSLTDRRRLLVVLDNARDSATVRALLPGGTDCVTLVTSRNRLEGLIASDAARPVPLGTLEPQDGTALLAGVLGEERILAEPVAARRLAELCGGLPLALRVTAARLAGRPQWTLAGLADELADERGRLTFLDVDDTGVSAALRLTVQQLPADAVRQLARLGHHPGGHFDPYTCAALAGTDPVAAAAALERLGSAHLVTETAPGRWVLHDLVRLYARGLDPASGAEALIGVLDHYISTALAAADTAEPGGEPCFVLPEDHRSAAVRDFADRAAAMHWLAAERDDLARAAVAARSARLHDRAWRIILLQWPQVVWRVRDSWAPLLELALDSARAQQDLYAESRVLNLLGWVLTEEGRTAEALALLERSPGLARRAGDRLGEATALINLAVVQAGQGELDRALEGCGGAVALARQEKDRHTEMLALQHLARLQLVAHRPGDALESARTALALGPEHEEAARRSLLLAVSGEARLALGEEEEGVLLLDRAAEEAERAGYDEGAVRALEALLRVSARADYLTRHAQALGRLTDGG, encoded by the coding sequence GTGGAGTTCCGGCTGCTCGGCACGGTCTCCGTCGACACCCGCACCGGGCCCCTGCCGCTCGGGCCCGCGAAACGGCGCAGCCTGCTCGCCGCCCTGCTGCTGTCGGCCAACACCCCCGTCCCGGTCGCCCGGCTGACGGACTCCCTGTGGGGCGAGGATCCCCCTCCGCGCGCCCGTGGCGTCATCCAGGGGCACGTCTCACGCCTCCGCGCCCTCCTGACGGGTGCGGAGGCCCAGGCGTACGGGGTGGAGCTGGTCACGCTCGGCGACGCCTACGTGCTCCGGGTCCCGGAAACCCTGCTGGACTACCAGCGGTTCGAGGAACTGCTGATGCTGGCACGGCAGCAGCGCAGCGCCACCGACACCGTGCGCATGCTCGACGACGCGCTGTCCCTGTGGCAGGGCCCGGCGCTCGGCGGAGCGTTCACCGAAGGACCGCTCCAGGCCGCGGCGCACACGCTGGAGGAGTCACGACTGGCAACGGTCGAGGAACTGGCCCGGGCCTACGGGAACCTCGGCGAGCACCACCGCGCCGCGTCAGCACTGCGGGCGGAAGCGGCCGCCCATCCGATGCGGGAGTCGCTGGCGGCGGCCCTGATACTGGCGCTGTACCGGGCGGGGCGCCAGTCGGAGGCCCTGGACTGGTTCCACCGCACGAGACGGCTGCTCGCCGACGAGCTGGGCATCGACCCCGGACACGAACTCGCCGACGCGTACGCGCTGATCCTTCGCGGCGATCCCCGGCCCGGCCCGGCCTCGGCCGGCGGCCCGGGAACGGCCCCGCCCGGAGCGTCGCGGCCCGGTACCGGTCCGGGGACGTCCTCCACCGGTCCGGGACCGGCGGCAGGAACCGCCGCGGCTGCCGGCCCACCGCGTGTCCCCGCCGCGCACAGTCCCTCCGTGGCCCCGCACCCCACCGATCTGCTGCCCCGCGCCCCCCGTGGCTTCCACGGACGCGGCGCCGAGCTGGCGGCGCTCACACGGGCGGCCGCAGGTGAGGCACCCGTGTGCCTGGTCACCGGCCCGGCGGGGGTGGGAAAGACGTCGCTGGCCCTCCAGTGGGCGCACCACAACCCCGCCGCCTTCCCGGACGGACGGCTCTTCGCCGATCTGCGCGGGTTCAGCGAGACGGGCGAACCCGCTCTCATCGACGTCCTGCGTGAGTTCCTGCTCGCCCTCGGCGTCGCTCCGCGCCGCGTCCCGGAGTCCGTGAGCGCCGCTGCCGCACTCTTCCGGTCCCTGACCGACCGGCGCCGGCTGCTCGTGGTCCTCGACAACGCCCGGGACTCCGCCACCGTCCGTGCACTGCTTCCGGGCGGTACGGACTGCGTCACCCTCGTCACCAGCCGCAACCGGCTGGAGGGCCTCATCGCCTCGGACGCGGCCCGGCCCGTACCTCTCGGCACCCTCGAACCCCAGGACGGCACGGCCCTGCTGGCCGGTGTGCTCGGTGAGGAGAGGATCCTCGCCGAACCGGTGGCGGCGCGCCGGCTCGCCGAACTCTGCGGAGGGCTGCCGCTCGCCCTGCGTGTCACGGCGGCCCGGCTGGCCGGGCGCCCGCAGTGGACGCTCGCCGGTCTGGCCGACGAACTGGCCGACGAACGCGGCCGGCTGACGTTCCTCGACGTGGACGACACCGGTGTCTCGGCCGCTCTGCGGCTGACCGTCCAACAGCTTCCGGCGGACGCGGTGCGGCAGTTGGCCAGGCTCGGCCACCACCCCGGCGGCCACTTCGACCCGTACACCTGCGCCGCTCTCGCGGGGACCGATCCCGTCGCCGCCGCGGCGGCCCTGGAGCGTCTCGGCTCCGCGCACCTCGTCACCGAGACCGCGCCGGGCCGCTGGGTGCTGCACGACCTGGTGCGCCTGTACGCCCGCGGTCTCGACCCGGCTTCCGGGGCCGAGGCGCTGATCGGCGTCCTCGACCATTACATCTCCACCGCACTCGCCGCCGCCGACACGGCCGAGCCGGGCGGCGAGCCCTGCTTCGTACTGCCGGAGGACCACCGCTCCGCCGCCGTGCGGGACTTCGCCGACCGTGCCGCGGCGATGCACTGGCTGGCCGCCGAACGCGACGACCTGGCCCGGGCGGCCGTGGCGGCCCGGAGTGCCCGCCTGCACGACAGGGCCTGGCGGATCATCCTGCTCCAGTGGCCGCAGGTGGTGTGGCGGGTACGGGACAGCTGGGCTCCCCTGCTCGAGCTGGCGCTCGACTCCGCCCGCGCGCAACAGGACCTGTACGCCGAGTCGAGGGTGCTGAACCTGCTGGGGTGGGTGCTGACGGAAGAGGGAAGGACCGCCGAGGCACTCGCCCTCCTGGAACGCTCGCCGGGCCTCGCACGGCGGGCCGGTGACCGGCTGGGTGAGGCGACGGCCCTGATCAACCTGGCCGTCGTCCAGGCCGGGCAGGGTGAGCTCGACAGGGCCCTGGAGGGCTGTGGCGGGGCGGTCGCCCTGGCCCGGCAGGAGAAGGACCGGCACACGGAGATGCTCGCCCTCCAGCACCTGGCCCGGCTGCAGCTCGTCGCCCACCGCCCCGGGGACGCACTCGAATCCGCTCGTACGGCGCTCGCCCTGGGGCCCGAGCACGAGGAGGCCGCCCGCAGGTCCCTGCTGCTGGCCGTGTCCGGTGAAGCCCGTCTGGCACTCGGCGAGGAGGAAGAGGGGGTCCTTCTGCTGGACCGGGCGGCCGAGGAAGCGGAACGGGCCGGCTACGACGAAGGCGCCGTACGGGCCCTGGAGGCCCTCCTGCGGGTCTCGGCGCGCGCGGACTACCTGACACGGCACGCCCAGGCACTCGGCCGGCTCACCGACGGGGGCTGA
- a CDS encoding M18 family aminopeptidase encodes MSSPLRFDRGHTDDLMAFLMASPSPYHAVATAAARLEKAGFRQVEETDAWDGSKGGKYVLRGGAIVAWYVPEGADAHTPFRIVGAHTDSPNLRVKPLPDTGAQGWRQVAVEIYGGTLLNTWLDRDLGLAGRISLRDGTHRLVNIDRPLLRVPQLAVHLDRSANPDGLKLDRQKHMQPIWGLGEVEEGDLIRFVAEEAGVDPAEITGWDLMPHPVEPPAYLGRDRELLAGPRMDNLLSVHAATAALAAVAGQPDDEIPYIPVLAAFDHEENGSQSDTGADGPLLGTVLERSVFARGGSYEDRARAFAGTVCLSSDTGHAVHPNYAERHDPTHHPVANGGPILKVNVNMRYATDGGGRAVFAAACEKAGVPWQTFVSNNSMPCGTTIGPITAARHGIRTVDIGVAILSMHSARELCGADDPYLLANALTAFLAG; translated from the coding sequence ATGAGCTCTCCCCTCCGCTTCGACCGCGGGCACACCGACGATCTGATGGCTTTCCTGATGGCCAGCCCCTCCCCGTACCACGCCGTGGCCACCGCCGCCGCGAGGCTGGAGAAGGCCGGTTTCCGGCAGGTCGAGGAGACGGACGCGTGGGACGGCTCCAAGGGCGGGAAGTACGTCCTGCGGGGCGGCGCGATCGTCGCCTGGTACGTGCCGGAGGGCGCGGACGCCCACACCCCGTTCCGGATCGTGGGGGCCCACACCGACTCCCCCAACCTGCGGGTCAAGCCCCTGCCCGACACCGGCGCGCAGGGCTGGCGCCAGGTCGCCGTCGAGATCTACGGCGGGACACTCCTGAACACCTGGCTCGACCGGGACCTGGGACTGGCCGGCCGGATCTCCCTCCGTGACGGGACGCACCGGCTGGTGAACATCGACCGGCCGCTGCTGCGGGTGCCCCAGCTCGCCGTGCACCTGGACAGGTCCGCCAACCCCGACGGCCTCAAGCTCGACCGGCAGAAGCACATGCAGCCGATCTGGGGACTCGGTGAGGTCGAGGAGGGCGACCTCATCCGTTTCGTCGCCGAGGAGGCGGGCGTCGACCCCGCGGAGATCACCGGCTGGGACCTCATGCCGCACCCCGTCGAGCCCCCGGCCTACCTGGGCCGTGATCGTGAGCTGCTCGCCGGTCCGCGCATGGACAACCTGCTCTCGGTGCACGCCGCGACGGCCGCGCTCGCCGCCGTCGCCGGGCAGCCGGACGACGAGATCCCGTACATCCCGGTGCTGGCCGCCTTCGACCACGAGGAGAACGGCTCCCAGTCCGACACCGGCGCCGACGGCCCGCTGCTCGGCACGGTCCTGGAGCGTTCCGTGTTCGCCCGCGGAGGTTCCTACGAGGACCGCGCCCGGGCCTTCGCCGGGACCGTCTGTCTCTCCTCGGACACCGGCCACGCCGTCCACCCGAACTACGCCGAGCGGCACGACCCGACGCACCACCCGGTGGCCAACGGCGGGCCGATCCTCAAGGTCAACGTCAACATGCGCTACGCGACCGACGGCGGTGGCCGCGCGGTGTTCGCCGCGGCCTGCGAGAAGGCGGGCGTGCCCTGGCAGACGTTCGTCTCGAACAACTCGATGCCGTGCGGCACGACGATCGGCCCGATCACCGCGGCACGCCACGGCATCAGGACCGTCGACATCGGTGTGGCGATCCTGTCGATGCACAGCGCGCGCGAACTCTGCGGTGCCGACGACCCGTACCTCCTGGCCAACGCGCTCACCGCGTTCCTCGCGGGCTGA
- a CDS encoding DUF6458 family protein, with the protein MGLGGCILLIGAGAILAFATDWEMDTVNVDLVGWIMMLVGLVGVFVYVSIARRRRMVVPPTTVVAEDERRYR; encoded by the coding sequence ATGGGACTCGGAGGATGCATTCTCCTGATCGGTGCCGGGGCGATTCTGGCGTTCGCGACGGACTGGGAGATGGACACCGTCAACGTCGACCTGGTCGGCTGGATCATGATGCTCGTCGGCCTCGTCGGGGTCTTCGTCTACGTGAGCATCGCGCGTCGCCGCCGCATGGTGGTGCCGCCCACCACGGTCGTCGCGGAGGACGAGCGCCGCTACCGGTGA